CCATCGAGAATCGGCGGCTCAGGCCCGCTCATGTCGATCATGAGATCGTCGATCTCGAGAGCAGCCACCGCGGAGAGGACGTGCTCGACCGTGTGGATCGCTGCCGCGCCGCTCCCGAGCTGTGTCCGTCGCTCGGTCGCCGTAACCTGGTCCACCCGGGCCGGAATTACAGGCTTGTCTGCAAGATCGACGCGCCGGAACCTGATTCCCTCTCCAGCAGCCGCAGGTCTGAACGTGAGCTCGCAAGGCTGACCCAGATGCAGCCCCACGCCGGCGATCCGCGCCGGTGCTGATACTGTGCGCCGCGTCATGCGGGCGCCTTGTCGTCAACAAGCTTCTCCAATTTCCTGATTATACCAGTCAGTTTGAACAGCGCGCCAGTCGCGCGCAATGATTCGCGGTGCGGGCGCGCGGGATAGCCGGACCACGATTCGCCGGCCGGAACGTCTCCGAATACGCCCGCCTGGCCGGCGATGCGCGCACCGTCGCCGATCGTCACGTGGCCGCCGATACCGGCCTGCCCCGCGATGATGACGCCGTTGCCGATGTGCGCCGAGCCTGCTATGCCGACCTGCGACATCAGCAGACACAACGATCCGATTCGCACGTTGTGTCCAATCTGCACGAGGTTGTCGATGCGCGTGCCGGCGCCGATTACCGTGTCGTCGATGCTGCCGCGATCGATCGTCGTATTCGCGCCGATCTCCACGTCGTCACCAATTATGCAGCGTCCCACGTGCGGAATCTTTTCGTGCCGGCCGTTTCGGAACACGTATCCAAAGCCGTCACTCGCGATACGTACACCAGAATGGATCGCGCACCGCGCACCGATCTCGCCGCCGCTGTATACCGTCACATGCGGATACAGCCGCGTGCCATCGCCAATCTTCACCCCGTCGCCCAGCACCACGTAGTCTTCGATACGGACGCCGGCGCCAAGTTGCACGCCGTGTCCAATCCGCGCGGTAGGTGCGATCCACGGTTCCGCTGGCGCAAGGTCGTACAGCAGGGGAAGTATTGTCTGCAACGCCTCGTGCGGCCTCTCGACGACGATTCTGCTCGGCGCGCCGCATGTTGCGTCAGCCAGTTCGCGGGCAACGAGCACAATCCCGGCGTGACATTCCGCCAGTTGCTCGGAGTAGCGAGCCGAGGCCAGAAAAGTAGCGTGGCGTGGCCCCGCCCTGTCGAGCGCAGCCACGCCATCCACCGCAGACTCCGGGTCACCGCGCAACTCGCCACCGACGAGCTGCGCGATTTCCCGTGCAGTCAGCGCCATCGCGTCATCACGGCTTTGGACGCGTCACGCCCGCCGGCTTCTGTGCTGGTCCGAGTGGCTTCGCGGACGTGGTGGTCGCTGGCGTGGCCCCTGTCTTCGGCGGACCAAGCGCCTTGAGCTTTGCGAGAACCATATCGGTGAGATCGAGCGACTTGTCTGCCGAGACCAGTGCACTGCCCTGAGCCCCGACGTCAAAGATCATGCTGTAGCCGCCCTGCGAGCGGACCTGATCGAGCACCTGTGACACCTGATCCATGAGCGGTCGTGCCAGATCTGCCTGGCGCTGCTGCATCTGGTTGTTCAGATCCTGCGCGCGCTGCGTGAACGCGGCTTCCGTGTCGCGGATCGTCTTGCCGCGCGCTTCCTTGCGTGCGCTGTCCAGGCCAGGCGCGTCCTTTTCATAGGTCGCGACCATCCCCTTGAGCGAGTCGTCCATCTGCTGCAGCTGCGCCCGCGCTGTCGCCATCTCCTTGTTGTACGTCGACTCGGCCTCCGCCCGACCCGGCGCTTCCGCGAGGATCTTCTGGGAGTTGATATAGGCCAGCTTGAGCGGCGTCGCCTGTGCGAATGCCGAAGGAGCGAGTGCGAGTGTCGCTGCCGCAAACATCGCGGAGTGCATCCATTTGCTCATCATGTTTTCCTAGAAGTACTGTCCAAGTTTGAAGTGGACTTTCCACCCCGGGTTAGAGTGCCCCTGCGCGTCGACCCTGTCCAGGCCGTACGCGAAGTCGACACCAAGAGGGCCGAGCGGACTCACCACTGAGCCGCCCACGCCTACACTGCGGAAGAGGCGCGTGGGATCGAAGTCCCGCGGCCGCTGCCATACGTTACCGCCTTCCATGAACGTATCCAGATACACCGACTGATTCACCCGGAGCCCCAGCTCCGCGGTCGTGACAAAGAACGCGTTCCCGAATGAGGTGGTCTTGGCGTTGCCGTTGCACGCCGATGGATCGTATCCGGCCGGCGTGATGGAAAATTCGCAATAGCCGCGCAGCGGCTCACCGTACTGCGTGCCACCGAGTGCGAACGACTGCGACGAGAAGAACGGTCCCGGATCGCCCAGCACTGCACCTGCGCGCGCCGTGAGGCCAGCCACGATCGTCATCGGCTCGCCACCAAGCGGATTCCCGCCGATGTACGCCAGCGGCGCATAGGAGCGGAGCTCCGTCGTGTATTTCTGGAAGTTCGCGGTTCCACCGAGCGGGCCGCCGTTGAACGAGGCGCTGAAGTTCTGCAATCCACCCTGCGTCGCGAACGGAAGTCCAAGTCGCGTGTCATGCTGATACGACACGCCGAGCGACGACCGGAAACAGCTCTTGCAGCTCGTAATGATGGTGCTGAGCAGCGTTCCCTGCTCATTGGCGTACTTCACCGACTCGCCGCCATAGGACAGGAAGATGCGGCTGAAGTATGAATTGGGAACCGGGAAGCCGAACTGGATCTGACCACCGACGCGCGTACTCTGACCGAGGTCGGCGATGGTGTAGCGCGTCTTGGTGTCGTACGCAGTCACCGATCCGGAAATGCGCGAGTCGCGAATGTTGGGATCGGAATACGTGAGGCTGAAATCGTTGATGTACTTGCCGAACTGCCAGTTGAGCTGCGCGCGCTTGCAGCGGCCGAACAGGTTCGGCTGGTCCAGACCGATGAATCCGCCGAGACCGGTTCCCTGGCCCATCGATGCGCCGAAGTTGACGTTGCCGGTGCGCTTCTCCTTCACCTTGAACGTGATGTCGACGTCGCCGTTCTCGTCGGGCGTGACCTCGGGCTCTGGCATTGGCGAATCGAAGAAATTCAGATTCGCGATGTTCTGATAGCTGCGAATCAGATAGTCGCGCTTGAACACCTGGCCTGGCGCCATGACGATCTGCTCGCGTATGCACGACTCGTACGTGTAGTCGTTGCCCGCGATGTCGATTCGATTCACTATCGCCGGCGACTTTTCCTCGATGTCCCAACGCAGGTTGACCTTGCGCACGGAATCCTGCGACGGAACCCGTTCCTCCACTGGAGTCACGACAGCGTAGATGTACCCTTCGTTGCTGTACGCCTCCTTCACCTTCTCCGTCGCGTCGGTCCAGCGAGATTCGTCGAAGGTGCCCTTGGGATTCTTGTACGTGTGGTGAAACAGACCGAGGGCACTCTCCGCCAGCGAGCGATCCTCGCGATCGAACGGGAAGTAGTTACGAAGCTGCTCCTGTGTGAAGCGCTTGTTCCCGAGAATCTCGAAATTGCCCACCGTATAGCGCGGACCATCCTGAACGTTCAGCTGGATCTCACCCTTGCCGTTCTTCTTGTCCACTCGCATGGTGTCCTGCAACAGCCTGAAGTCGATGTAGCCGCGACTCGCATACAGCGACGGAATGCGATCGGTGAGATCGCCCGCGAATGTTGCATCGTCGAATTCGCCGTTGCGAAACCACCAGAACCCTTCTGGCTTGGTCTCCATCGCACCGACAATCGCGCGCGAGGGAACCGAGCGATTTCCCGTAACGCCTATACCGGAAATTGCGAGACGCCGTCCTTCAGTGACGTCGAACCTCAGCGTCAGCTGGTCGTTTGCAAGCGATGAATCGACATGCACTCGAGCGAGATAGAATCCGCGGCTCTCGTACAGCGAATCCGTGCGCGAGATCGCGAGCGCGACTTTCGCTGGATCGACGGCGGTTCCGATGGGAAGATCGAGGCGCTCCTTCACATCCTTCGCCGATACCTGATCCACGCCGTGGATCGACATGCTCGCAAGTACGGGTCGCTCCTTCACCTGTACGTCGAGCGAAGCCTTGTTGGTCTTTGGATCGACAGTGCAGATGACGTGAACGTCATCGTAATTGCCGGTTGCGTACAGCGCTTTGACTGCGCGCTGCACATCGCGGTAGTTGAGAGTGGTCTTGGGAACCAGGCCTATGGTGGCGCGCACCGTCGCGTTGTCGACACGCGAGTTGCCCGTCACCGTGATTGTATCGGGCACCGAGCATCGGCCGCCCGCGACCGTGGAATCTGCCCCCTGGGCGTACAAAGGGAGCCCTACCAGCGCTAAGGCCAGCAGGCTCCCAGCAAACTTGAACATCCCTCTAATATACCACGGCAGTCGGTTTGAGCGCATCCATCCATGACTCGAGTTTGCAGCAATTATCAGGTCCGTACGACACCACGAGGTGCAGGAAAGTTGCGCGCGCCACACGGCATTTTTTTACCGCCGCCGTTCACCGCATCACTCAAGAATTGCGCTCCTGCTGCCGACACCACGATGTGTCACACGCGTGGTGACCCAATCCGTCCCGCGAGCAGCACACTCCCCGCCCGCCCGAAGGCCAGCCACACGATCGCCCAGTTTCATTACTGACGCCAAGCACCTTTGACCGCCGCTCCCCACTCCGGAGCGGCGGTTCGCGTTTCCACCGCCCTCTGCGCTCTTCTCTTCGCCGCGGAGCAAGCCGGTTCAACTCGCCTTATCCCCCTTCATGGGCGCTGCGGGGATGACGCAACACCTGTTGCAGCCGCGCATAGGCGCCTCCCCCAATTCGTACATATGTTCCCCCAGGAGGGTCCCTGATGGACCGGTCGGGAAGCGTATCCGGACGAGATAACCGGAATACTACCCAATTGTCGGCCCTGAACAGCAGAAAAGTGACGGCTACTGCGTGGCCCCGCGCTTGCCAATGTATGGCGCTGACCGACCGACAGTCCTCTTACGCTAAAGTCCCTTAGGACACAACAATGTCTATCGCCAAGCTCCTCCTTGCCACAGCAATCGCTGCTGCCCCAATCAGCGTAGTGTCCGGCCAGTCGGGCGCGCCAGCCGACACTGGCAGCGACCACAATGCCCGCGGATGGATCGCCGGCGCGGGGGCTGTCGCCGGAGCAGGCCTCTTCATGGCCTTCACACATTCCGGACACAACCCGTCCGACAACGGTTCCAGCTTCAATCTCCACTCGGCGACGACGCCCGGCGCGCACGATCCCGCTCCAACGGGCGGCGCGACGCCACCGAGCCCCGCCGACACGACGACGACTCCGGCAGACACAGGCACTGTAACCCCGCCCCAGCAGCCCGGGCCCCAGAGCAACCCGCCCTCGTTCAACGACGGCAACCCGCCGCCGAACAACGGGCCCAACGCTCCCACCGGCGAGACGCCGCCGCCCAACGACGATCAGGGCTTCGTACCGGACGCCAGCACGGTCCCGGAACCCGGCTCGGCTGCCCTTCTGCTCACGGGCATCGTCGGACTGGCACCGCTGCTCCGTAATCGCCGCAAGTAGGACGGTCGGAGGACTGGACACGAAAAAGCGGGTGAGGCATGCAGCCTCACCCGCTTTTTTCATCCCCCCCGAGCGCGCTGAACTACGCCGCGCTCGCCTTGGTCATGACACGGAATTCGAGCTTCTCGCCCTCTGCCGCGGTGTCGACCTCGATCTCGTCCCCCTTGGCAAACTCGGCCATGAGGATCTTCTCCGAGAGCGGGTCCTCGATGTAGCGCTGAATCGCCCGCTTTAACGGACGGGCGCCGAACTTGTCATCGTAACCGTGCTTCACGAGGAAGTCCGCAGCCGACTCAGTGAGGCGTAGCACCAGCTCCTCGTCTGCCAGCCGCTTCTGCACATCGCGCAGAACCACGTCGACGATCGAGCGGATGTTCTCGCGCGACAGCGGGTGGAACACGATCACGTCGTCCAACCGGTTCAGGAACTCCGGATTGAACGTGTGCGACATCTCTTCCTTGACGCGCTGCACGATGCGCTCGAACGAGTCGCGCGATTCGCCGGTGTTGAAGCCGAGCGTCCCGCCCTTCGTGATGTCCTTTGCACCGACGTTCGATGTCATGATGACGACGGTGTTCTTGAAATCGATCACACGTCCGTAATTGTCCGTCAGATGTCCTTCATCCAGCACCTGCAGCAGAATGTTGAACACGTCCGGATGCGCCTTCTCGATCTCATCCAGGAGGATCACACTGTACGGCTTGCGCCGTACGGCCTTGGTGAGCGTACCCGAGTCCTCGTAGCCGACGTATCCCGGAGGCGCGCCGATCAACCGCGACACGGAGAACTTCTCCATGTATTCGCTCATGTCGACGCGGATCAACGCACTCGCATCCGCAAACAGGAACTTGGCGAGCGAGCGGGCAAGCTCCGTCTTTCCGACGCCAGTTGGCCCCGAGAAGATGAACGACCCGATCGGACGCGCGGGATCCTTCAGCCCGGCGCGGCTCCGGCGAATCGAGCGCGACAACGCTCTGATCGCTTCGTCCTGGCCGATGACGGATGCATGAAGCTCATCCTCCATCCGGAGCAGACGCGCAGTCTCCGCTTCCTGCAGCCGTCGAACCGGAATGCCGGTCCAGCGACTCACGATGAAGGAGATCTCATCCTCTCCGAGCACCGGACGATGCGATTGACGACGTTTGTCCCAATCTTCCTGCGCGTGCTTGATCTGCGCCTGGAGATCGCGCTCCTTGTCGCGCAGCGACGCTGCACGCTCGAAGTTCTGATCGCGCACCGCAGTTTCCTTTTCCGCGTTCACGCCTTCGAGATCATGCTTGAGCGCGATGACCTCGGGCGGCGGAGCCTGCGTCGCGAGACGTGCGCGAGCGCCAGCCTCGTCGATCACGTCGATCGCCTTGTCCGGAAGGAATCTGTCGGTGATGTAGCGCTCCGACATCTTCGCGGCCGCGACGAGCGTGAGATCGGGGATCGTCACCTTGTGGTGATCCTCGTACTTGCTGCGCAGTCCCTTCAGTATCTCGACCGTGTCGTCGACCGAGGGCGGCTCGACGACTACAGTCTGGAAGCGACGCTCGAGAGCGCCGTCCTTCTCGATGTACTTGCGGTACTCGTTGAGCGTCGATGCGCCGACGCACTGCAGCTCGCCGCGCGCAAGCGCTGGCTTGAGCATGTTGCTCGCGTCGATTGCGCCCTCTGCAGCGCCAGCGCCAACGAGCGTGTGCAGCTCGTCGATGAAGAGAATGATGTTCTTGTTCTGCGCGATCTCGTTCATCACGGCCTTGAGGCGCTCCTCGAACTGGCCGCGATACTTGGTGCCAGCGATGACCGCCGCCATGTCGAGCGACAGCACGCGGTTGTCGCGCAAGGAATCAGGGCACTCGCCAGTTGCTATCAGCTGCGCCAGTCCTTCGACGATCGCCGTCTTGCCGACACCAGGCTCGCCGATCAGAACTGGATTGTTCTTCTTCCGGCGCGTGAGGATTTCCATAACGCGCTCGATTTCCTTTGCGCGCCCGATCGTCGGATCGAGCTGCCCTTCGGCCGCAAGCTGCGTGAGATCGCGGCAGAAATGATCGAGTGCGGGAGTCTTGGACTTCTTCTCGCCCTTGGCGGCTGGCGGTGTGGCTGGTGCACCGGCTGTGGCCGCGGCACCCGCACCCTGCGGAAGCTCGGTGCCGAGCAGACGCAACGTTTCCTTGCGCGCTTCGTCGAGATTGATTCCAGCGTCGGTCAGTACCTGTGCTGCAATTCCCTTCTCCTCGCGCAGAAGGCCGAGCAGAAGGTGTTCCGTACCGACATATGAGTGATTGAGCTCGCGAGCTTCAGCCATTGCAAGCTCGAGAACTTTCTTTGCGCGTGATGTGTAGGGTAGATCCGGACCCGTAGCGACAGTTGCCTTCCCCTTCTTCACCGTCTCTTCGATCTTCTGTTGAATGTCGTCGAGATCGATGCTGAGGTTTTGCAGGACCGCCGCTGCAACGCCTTCGCCTTCGCGAATCAGCCCGAGCAGAATGTGCTCGGTGCCGACGTATTCGTGGTGCAGACGCGCCGCTTCCTCGCGTGCCATCGCGAGAACCTTGCGCACCCGCTCCGTGAAGTTGTATCCGTTCATTGGGCAGCCCTTTCCAAAGTCTCCCGTACGAAGGCAGCGCGAACCACGCTCGCCTCATCCTCTGTCAATACCCTTCCCTCGCGTGCGGAGAGATGCGCTGATTGAGTGAATACCAGGAGTTCGTTAAGAATGTATACACTCAACCCATCGATCAGTTTCAGTCCGGCGGCCAGGCGAACTCCACTCAGAAAATTCATCGCCTCGTCGAAAGAGAGGCTTCTCGCGTACCGCAGTGTGCCGTATGCCCGCCACAACTTGTCCTCTAGAATATACTCCGCGTCCCGCAGGAGCACTTTACGCGCTTCCAGTTCCTTTTCGATGACGTGCCGAACGATATCCTGGAGGTAATCCAGCAGATCCTGCTCGGACTTCCCGAGCGTGGTCTGATTGGAAATCTGGAACAGATTGCCTATGACCTCGCTGCCCTCTCCATATAAGCCTCGGTACGTCAGGCCGACCTGCTGAAGACCGACCAGCACTCTGCCGATCTCCTTGGTGAGAACGAGTGCGGGCAGGTGAACCAGCACGGATGCCCGGAGCCCGGTACCGACGTTGGTCGGGCAGGCGGTGAGAAATCCGAACTCACGATGATACGCGAACGGGACACGCTGTCCCAGCTCCACGTCGATGTCACGCGCATCCGCAAAGGCCCGATCCAGATCCAGCCCGGACCGCATGGCCTGGATCCGGAGATGGTCCTCCTCGTTCACCATGATGGCAACGTCGCGCCCGACATGAACCGCCGCGCCGCTGCGGGGCGCAGTTCCGGTATCGAGCGCCGCGAGCTCCTTGCTCACGACGTGCCGTTCATGCAATAGCAGACGGTCCGGCTCCTCCAGCTGGTCAACGCGCACCAGGACCCCGTCCCGTGCGGCCGGAATCACCGACAAGGCATCCCTGACCTGCGACAGCACTCTCAGGCGCTCGCCCTCTCTGGCGCGCCCCGAGAAGGCGTAGCCCTCGACGTTGCGGGCCAGACGCACGCGGGTGGACAGAACGACGCCAGCCTGCTCGCCGGTCCCGTCCATCCAGCCAAGGCCGCCGCCGGGCAGCGTCTCCGGATCGAAGCTCATTCGATGGCCCGGAGCTGGTCGCGCAGCGACGCCGCCAGTTCGAATTCCTCGTTCCGGATCGCCCGCTCGAGCCGCTCACGCAGCCGGTCTGGCGATGCTGGAATCGGCGCTTCGAGCGCGCCTTGTGCGCCACTGTACTCCCGGCCTCGATGCTGCCCCTGCCCGTGCACCTTTCGGAGCAACTCGCGCAGGCTCTGCTCGAAGGCGGTATAGCAGTAAGGGCAGCCAAGCCTGCCAGTCTGGCGGAAGTCGCGCAGCGTGGACGAGCAGAACGAGCAACGCACCGCGTCCGTCTGCGACGGCGGGATGTGCTGCTGAACCGACTGGAGGAAATCGGTTACCGCGGGCGGTGGCGCCGAGACCGACGCCTGGAGTCCGCGCTCGGCGGCGCACTGCTCGCAGAGCCGAACCTGACGCACGCCGTTCCCGTCGATCTCCGTAACGGTTATGACCACGTCGTTTTCCTTGCAAACCTCACACAGCACCGATCCAACCTCCTCCCTCGCCCCGCACGATTTCCGACAACCTTCCTTCCTTCAACTGATACACCGCTCGCGCCCTGTCGGCCAGAGACATGTTATGCGTGACGACGACCATCCCAACGCCAAGGTCTCGCACGACTTCGGCCAGTAGGTCGTGCAACCGTTCGCCGTTTGCGAGATCCAGGTTGCCGGACGGCTCGTCCGCCAGGACGACACCCGGCGACGCCGCCAGCGCGCGGGCGACCGCTGTCCGCTGCTGCTCGCCGCCGCTAAGCTCGCCGGGCCGGTGGTGCAATCGCCCGCCAAGCCCCACGCGTTCCAGAAGCGACGTCGCTCGTGCTTCGGCTACGGCTGGACTCTCACCAGCGATGCGAAGTGGCATTGCGACATTTTCGAGCGCGGAGAACTCCCGCAGAAGGTGGTGAAACTGGAACACGAAACCGACGCCGCGGTTTCGCACGGCCGCGAGTTCTTCATCCGAACGATCGGACAGAAGACGATCAGACAACAGCACGTCACCGGAGGTCGGACGGTCCAGTCCGCCCAGTATGTGCAGAAGAGTGCTCTTCCCCGAGCCACTTTCCCCGATTATCGCAAGCATCTCGCCCGACTCGACGCGTAGATCCACTCCACGCAGAACATCCAGTGCAACACCGTCGCCGCCGATGTACCGTTTGGTCACGCCGCGACTTTCCAGAACCGTCGTCATTCCGACCGAATCGCGTCGACGGGATACAGCTTGGCCGCCTGAATTGCCGGATACAATGTCGCGAGCGCCGCGATCAGCAGGCTCGCAACGACGATCAATATCACGTCGCGCGGTTGTGTCGTCACCGGAAGATGATCTATGAAATATACCGATGGGTCCAGCTTGATGAACTTGTATCTGTCCAGTGCAAGCGCCCCCGCAAAACCGAGCAGGAGACCCAGCCCGGTGCCCACGGCACCGATCACGAGGCCCTGTACCAGGAAGATGTTTCGGATCGCCGACGACGGGAGTCCCATCGCCTTGAGAATGCCTATCTCGCGCGTCTTGTCGTGCACCACCATCGACAGCGTGCTCACGATGTTGAACGCCGCAACGATGACGATCAGCAACAGGATTACACTCATTCCGAGCTTCTCCAGCTTGAGCGCCTGGAACAGTGAATGGTTCTGCTCCTGCCAATCGACGGTGCGGTAGGGGAAGCCAAGGTGGTCCGTGATCGCGCTCGCAACGACGCCCGCGTTCCACCGGTCTTTCGTGCTCACTTCGAGCCCGGTTACCGAGCTGTCGATTCCCGCGAACTCCTGTGCGGAGCGAAGATCGATGTACACGTACGCGTTGTCGTATTCGTACATCCCGGTCTGGAAGACGCCCGTCACCTCGTAGCGGTAAACGCGCGGAATGTACGCACCGGTCGCCGCGTTCTGCTGAACACCCGCAACAGAAATAAGATTGATCGTGTCGCCCGGCCATACGTTGAAGCGCGACGCAAGCAGTTGCCCGATCACCACCCCACGGTGGGCTCCGTCCTGCGTATCGAAGGAGAACTTCCCGCGAACCGCGTGCTCGCGAATGCTCGTGACTTCCGGGAAGCCGGATCCCTTGCCGGGGATTCCGACCACGTACACGCCGCTCGCGTATGTTCTCCCCGCGTTCATGGCACCCTCGCTCTGCACGAATGGCGCAGACGCGACTACACCGGGCACCTGACGCACACGCTTGAGCGCGAATCGCCAGGAATCCATCTTGAGATCGTCGCCGTAGGTGAGCACGCGAATGTCCGGGCTGCCGACCAGAATCTTCTCGCGCAGGTCGTGCTGTAGTCCGTTCATCACACCGATGATGATTATCAGAGCGCTCACGCCCACGACGACGCCGGCGATCGCGATGACGCTTATGAACGACAACAACTTCGATCCACGCCGGCTCCGCAAATACCTCCAGGCGATCGCCAGCTCGAGGCGCGTCATTCCGGCCGGAGGGTCGGAAAGAGAATTACGTCGCGGATGTGCTGGATTCCAGTCAGGTACATGAGCAGACGATCGATTCCAATCCCGACTCCGCCTGTCGGTGGCATGCCGTACTCCATCGCGCGGAGATAATCCTCGTCGACGCCTGCAGCTTCGAGATCGCCCGCCGCCCGCAACACTGCCTGAGCCTCGAACCGCTCGCGCTGATCGATCGGATCGTTCAGCTCGCTGAATGCGTTGGCGAGCTCGCGTCCGTTGGCGAACAGCTCGAACCGTTCGGTAAGCCGCGCGTCACCGCGCTTGGGCTTGGCCAGCGGCGACAGTTCGAGCGGATAATCGACCACGAACGTCGGCTCGACAATCTTCGACTCCACGAGCAGCTGAAAAATCTCGTCCATGAGCTTGGGCCGGCTCATCGCGGCCGCGCGCGGCACACCGAGTCGTGTGGCGTGCTGTATCAACCCGCCGTGATCCAGCGCGAGGATGTCGGTGCCAAGGCCGGCGTTGATCGCACCAAGCCACTCGATCCGTCTGAACGGCGTGGTGAAGACCGGCACCGCATCGCTGAACGGTTCCACAGCGCGCACGGCGTCGGCGGCAGCAACGATCAGCCGCTCCACGACGTCCATCATCACTTCGTAATCGGCGTACGCCTCGTAGAACTCGAGCATGGTGAATTCCGGATTGTGTGTCCGGTCAACGCCCTCGTTCCTGAAGTCGTGTCCGATCTCGTAGACGCGCTCCATTCCGCCGATGATCAACCGCTTGAGATACAGCTCGTCCGCGATACGGAGATACAGCGCCATGTCCAATGCGTTGTGCTGCGTTACAAACGGACGTGCTGCCGCTCCGCCGTACTGCGGCTGCAGCACTGGGGTCTCCACTTCGAGATATCCGCGCGCATCGAGGAACGCGCGGATCGCACGCGTCATTCCCGCCCGCGCGACGAACGTCGCGCGCACCTCGGGATTTACCGCAAGATCGGCGTAACGCTGACGAAAACGCTGCTCCGGATCGCTGAAGCCCATGTGCCGGACGACCGATCCGTCGCTCGCCGTCTCTTCCTTGGCGAACGGCAGCGGACGGAGCGACTTGGCAAGGACCTCGAATGCAGCCACGCGAATCGTCGGCTCGCCACTTCGCGTGCGAAATACCACGCCGCTCACGCCAATCACGTCGCCGATGTCGAGCATGTCGATCAGTGAATACGCGTCACCCAGGTCGTCACGCCGGAAATACAACTGAACG
The window above is part of the Gemmatimonadota bacterium genome. Proteins encoded here:
- the bamA gene encoding outer membrane protein assembly factor BamA, yielding MPDTITVTGNSRVDNATVRATIGLVPKTTLNYRDVQRAVKALYATGNYDDVHVICTVDPKTNKASLDVQVKERPVLASMSIHGVDQVSAKDVKERLDLPIGTAVDPAKVALAISRTDSLYESRGFYLARVHVDSSLANDQLTLRFDVTEGRRLAISGIGVTGNRSVPSRAIVGAMETKPEGFWWFRNGEFDDATFAGDLTDRIPSLYASRGYIDFRLLQDTMRVDKKNGKGEIQLNVQDGPRYTVGNFEILGNKRFTQEQLRNYFPFDREDRSLAESALGLFHHTYKNPKGTFDESRWTDATEKVKEAYSNEGYIYAVVTPVEERVPSQDSVRKVNLRWDIEEKSPAIVNRIDIAGNDYTYESCIREQIVMAPGQVFKRDYLIRSYQNIANLNFFDSPMPEPEVTPDENGDVDITFKVKEKRTGNVNFGASMGQGTGLGGFIGLDQPNLFGRCKRAQLNWQFGKYINDFSLTYSDPNIRDSRISGSVTAYDTKTRYTIADLGQSTRVGGQIQFGFPVPNSYFSRIFLSYGGESVKYANEQGTLLSTIITSCKSCFRSSLGVSYQHDTRLGLPFATQGGLQNFSASFNGGPLGGTANFQKYTTELRSYAPLAYIGGNPLGGEPMTIVAGLTARAGAVLGDPGPFFSSQSFALGGTQYGEPLRGYCEFSITPAGYDPSACNGNAKTTSFGNAFFVTTAELGLRVNQSVYLDTFMEGGNVWQRPRDFDPTRLFRSVGVGGSVVSPLGPLGVDFAYGLDRVDAQGHSNPGWKVHFKLGQYF
- a CDS encoding OmpH family outer membrane protein — protein: MSKWMHSAMFAAATLALAPSAFAQATPLKLAYINSQKILAEAPGRAEAESTYNKEMATARAQLQQMDDSLKGMVATYEKDAPGLDSARKEARGKTIRDTEAAFTQRAQDLNNQMQQRQADLARPLMDQVSQVLDQVRSQGGYSMIFDVGAQGSALVSADKSLDLTDMVLAKLKALGPPKTGATPATTTSAKPLGPAQKPAGVTRPKP
- a CDS encoding PEP-CTERM sorting domain-containing protein (PEP-CTERM proteins occur, often in large numbers, in the proteomes of bacteria that also encode an exosortase, a predicted intramembrane cysteine proteinase. The presence of a PEP-CTERM domain at a protein's C-terminus predicts cleavage within the sorting domain, followed by covalent anchoring to some some component of the (usually Gram-negative) cell surface. Many PEP-CTERM proteins exhibit an unusual sequence composition that includes large numbers of potential glycosylation sites. Expression of one such protein has been shown restore the ability of a bacterium to form floc, a type of biofilm.), with the protein product MSIAKLLLATAIAAAPISVVSGQSGAPADTGSDHNARGWIAGAGAVAGAGLFMAFTHSGHNPSDNGSSFNLHSATTPGAHDPAPTGGATPPSPADTTTTPADTGTVTPPQQPGPQSNPPSFNDGNPPPNNGPNAPTGETPPPNDDQGFVPDASTVPEPGSAALLLTGIVGLAPLLRNRRK
- the lpxD gene encoding UDP-3-O-(3-hydroxymyristoyl)glucosamine N-acyltransferase codes for the protein MALTAREIAQLVGGELRGDPESAVDGVAALDRAGPRHATFLASARYSEQLAECHAGIVLVARELADATCGAPSRIVVERPHEALQTILPLLYDLAPAEPWIAPTARIGHGVQLGAGVRIEDYVVLGDGVKIGDGTRLYPHVTVYSGGEIGARCAIHSGVRIASDGFGYVFRNGRHEKIPHVGRCIIGDDVEIGANTTIDRGSIDDTVIGAGTRIDNLVQIGHNVRIGSLCLLMSQVGIAGSAHIGNGVIIAGQAGIGGHVTIGDGARIAGQAGVFGDVPAGESWSGYPARPHRESLRATGALFKLTGIIRKLEKLVDDKAPA